The nucleotide window GCGTGTGGCTTGTTGTCTTTTATTGGCCCTCACTGTTGCCGGGTGCCAATCAGTTACCACGTTTGATGATCCTTCCAACACCTACACACCTGAAGCTACTTATCAAAAGCTGATTGGTCAGTATCCGTTTATTAGTATCGCTAATCGTAATGTTCCTGCATCAGTGCGTGAGATAAAAAACATTACCTATGTGCGATATGGACAGCGCGCGTTGCAACTGGATATGTATTTGCCCAAACGCATACAGCAACAAAATCTTCCCGCTGTATTATTTGTTCATGGCGGAGGGTGGCGCGCGGGATATCGAACAAATTTCACAGCATTCGCTATTGCGATGGCTGATCGGGGATATGTGGCTGCAACGATGAGTTATCGCTTGTCGCCAGAGGCGAAATATCCTGCGGCTATTCACGATACAAAAGCGGCAATTCGCTGGCTGCGAACCTATGCTAAAAAATATGGTGTGCATCCAGAGCAAATTGCAATCGCAGGTGGGTCTGCTGGAGGCCAAATTGCCAGTCTGACAGGGGTTACAGGTGATCTTGTCACATTTGACCCACAAGCGAAGTCGTCGCGTATTTCCAGTTCTGTACAAGCCATTATTAATATTGATGGGCTATCCGATTTCACTTCAGAAACGGCGCGTTTCTATGAAGATGATCCACGCAAAAATCCTTCCGCCGCCGGAGCATGGTTTGGTGGACGATATGCAGAAAAAATGGAGTTGTGGCATGAGGCATCGCCAATTTTTTACGTGAATAAAAATACGCCCCCCATTTTATTTTTGATCAGTGCCCAAGCGCGTTTTAGTGTTGGGCATAAAGAAAAGACTGCAAAAATGAAACCACTAGGGATTCCTTATCAGATTGTACAAATTCCTGACACGCCGCATTCTTTCTGGTTATTCGATCCTTGGTTGCAACCATCAGTTGATGCGGTTGTTCATTTTTTGGATGAACAATTCAAGGTGGTGCGTAGCGATAGTGACCGGTAATTGGATAGCTAAATAACATGTCTTCAAGTTGTGGGCCGGCACCAATGTTATGAATAATTAATCTACGGCCCTCGGCGGATAATTGATTGCTCACTATGCCTATGTGCGGCAGGTTGCCAGGGAGCATCCAGGTAACAAGATCTCCGGGGTGATAATCAATAGGATTGTTGGATGTAGTGAGTTTTTTGCCGTGACGGGTAAAAAATGTTTGTAAGTTAGGTACGCGGCGGTGATCAATATTCCTGTCTGTTTTGGTTTGGCCCCAATTGCGTTTAGCGGGGTATGCTGAAAAATAATCGCGCATGTCTTCATGTACCCGCTGCTGCAAATCGATGCCTATTTGACGATAAGCTCGTATGATCACATCAGTACAAACGCCATATTCAGCGGGTATGTCACCCATTGGGTAGGCAATTTTAAAGTAAGCCCCGTTATAGGTAACTGCTGTTTTGGTCTGCGCTAAAGCGGCATCAATGAATGCCTGCTGTTTTTGCTGGGTAATATCATCTGCGTGTGCAAAGTTGATTGCAAAAGCGAATAACAATGTTGGCCGTAAAAAAATAATTCTCCTCATCACCAATAGTCCTTTTTGATTGCATTAATTTTTCACTAAGGGTGTATTCCAATAAAGAAGTTTGGAAAAAACGGGTACATATTTTTGCAACACCAAAACAATTACCAAGCCTACAAGTACACCGCCACTGTTGGCTAGCATGTCGCTCAGGCTGAAAGTGCGTGGTGGATTAAAATATTGGCCGATTTCAATAGCAAAAGAGTAGGCAATCAGCAGTACAGCGCGTTGCCAGATTGGCCATAGTGGACGAGCAAAGCTAATTGAAATGCCTGCAATAACATAACCTGCAAAATGCATGAGTAAATCATTGAAGACAGGTACTGAGTTTTCAGGGTGAGGGGTTAAACCAAGGTAGGTATATATGGCAAGCAAACAATAAAACTGCGCAACACACAACAATCGCCAAAACATAGTGGGCTCCTTAAATATTGGATGGGAGCATAACAGCTTGATGTTAAATGGGCGATGTGTCGCGCTGCAGGTTATTTGATTTGTGCTGCCAAAGGTTCCGCTGCGTATAAATCCTGCGGTGTGTTGATATTAAAAAACGGATCGTAAGCCTCTGCTTCAAAATCGACTTCAACCATTTTTTGTTGCGCAATCCAATCCTGTAGACGAGGGATACTCCCTTGCTCTAATTGCCCTGCAATTTTGCTGATTAAAGAAGCATGCCAGAGTGCAAAAATAGGATGGCTACGCCCTTTGGCTGTCGCTACCGCCAATTGTGCATGGTGGGTATTCGCAGCTGTAAATAAACGCTCAACCAGATCGGTGGGAAAGAATGGTGTGTCTGAGGCAAAACTTACCAGCCATTCGGCGTCGGGGTTATCGTTTTGCATCCAGCACAGCCCGGCGTGGATACCGGCTAAAGGCCCGAGGTTATTCGGGAATAGATCGGGGATTACCGGTAAACGGGTGCGGGCAAAGCGCAAGCTGCTGCCATTGGCATTGAGTAAGAGTTTGCTTACCTGGGGTTGGGCGCGTTCAATCGTCCTTTGCAGCAATGTCTTGCCTGCCAGAGGGAGCAAGCATTTGTCGCCTCCCCCCATACGGCGCGCCAATCCTCCGGCCAAAATAACGCCGACAACAGATTCGGAAATACTCATAAATGTTTACTACGTCAGGATCTGGTTGGATTAATACGCCGTTTGATCCTTATTTGGCGCATTAATCATCTTAAGTGCATGGTGACTAGTTTAACTGCTGGACAGTTGCATCACCACTACCTCTTTGTGAAACAAGGTTAGATTTTCATCAGAGCCTATCCCTTGGCGCGATTTATCGCTAGGATTCGCGGTGCTTGTCTGCGGGATAGACTATGGATTACCGCGGCAACATACCTAAAAATTACAAATGAATAAGGATAATGGATGATGCAAGTTTCCCCTACCCATCGATTGCTATCCTGGCAGTCTCCGTTGTTTTGGACAGTGTTTTTAGCCGCGTCACTTATCGCAGCAATTGCTGCAATTAAATTGATGTTTGTCGCAGCACCGGGTCTGAGTGTTGATATCCAATTTTCACGTGACCAGGCTGTAT belongs to Cellvibrio sp. pealriver and includes:
- a CDS encoding alpha/beta hydrolase: MRIISYFLRVACCLLLALTVAGCQSVTTFDDPSNTYTPEATYQKLIGQYPFISIANRNVPASVREIKNITYVRYGQRALQLDMYLPKRIQQQNLPAVLFVHGGGWRAGYRTNFTAFAIAMADRGYVAATMSYRLSPEAKYPAAIHDTKAAIRWLRTYAKKYGVHPEQIAIAGGSAGGQIASLTGVTGDLVTFDPQAKSSRISSSVQAIINIDGLSDFTSETARFYEDDPRKNPSAAGAWFGGRYAEKMELWHEASPIFYVNKNTPPILFLISAQARFSVGHKEKTAKMKPLGIPYQIVQIPDTPHSFWLFDPWLQPSVDAVVHFLDEQFKVVRSDSDR
- a CDS encoding DUF1287 domain-containing protein, with the translated sequence MRRIIFLRPTLLFAFAINFAHADDITQQKQQAFIDAALAQTKTAVTYNGAYFKIAYPMGDIPAEYGVCTDVIIRAYRQIGIDLQQRVHEDMRDYFSAYPAKRNWGQTKTDRNIDHRRVPNLQTFFTRHGKKLTTSNNPIDYHPGDLVTWMLPGNLPHIGIVSNQLSAEGRRLIIHNIGAGPQLEDMLFSYPITGHYRYAPP
- a CDS encoding VanZ family protein, coding for MFWRLLCVAQFYCLLAIYTYLGLTPHPENSVPVFNDLLMHFAGYVIAGISISFARPLWPIWQRAVLLIAYSFAIEIGQYFNPPRTFSLSDMLANSGGVLVGLVIVLVLQKYVPVFSKLLYWNTPLVKN
- the mobA gene encoding molybdenum cofactor guanylyltransferase MobA, translating into MSISESVVGVILAGGLARRMGGGDKCLLPLAGKTLLQRTIERAQPQVSKLLLNANGSSLRFARTRLPVIPDLFPNNLGPLAGIHAGLCWMQNDNPDAEWLVSFASDTPFFPTDLVERLFTAANTHHAQLAVATAKGRSHPIFALWHASLISKIAGQLEQGSIPRLQDWIAQQKMVEVDFEAEAYDPFFNINTPQDLYAAEPLAAQIK